In one window of Helianthus annuus cultivar XRQ/B chromosome 17, HanXRQr2.0-SUNRISE, whole genome shotgun sequence DNA:
- the LOC110932518 gene encoding proline-rich receptor-like protein kinase PERK9 has protein sequence MEMDDDPDPEMQTGTPGHPISISSGSPFQGSPYRGPDSYQERMAAYDWYFTPSYHNSPAQPPLVEPQLQAVSPPPLPVEEPPQQPPQPPPEPPTRRRNARISVRGGPRFSSPQGSSSYPPIPEDPQMGGPSNAVPENDPPPASYAPPQPPMGFDNPIPTYPGSSGYNPFENPTGYPSDYGTHDPYLTAAKYHHLYPSSYPPVYPTGYPLQGYQYSPYQQPPPPQQQQQTQEILERLDRVEHEVNKTKKQHSSFMKGLANLIKGKKK, from the coding sequence ATGGAGATGGACGACGACCCAGACCCGGAGATGCAGACCGGAACACCGGGCCACCCAATTAGCATCTCAAGTGGTTCCCCATTTCAGGGATCACCGTACCGTGGGCCCGATTCCTACCAAGAGAGAATGGCCGCGTATGATTGGTACTTTACTCCTTCGTACCATAACTCTCCTGCCCAACCACCTTTGGTTGAACCCCAGCTTCAAGCAGTTTCACCTCCACCACTTCCTGTTGAGGAGCCGCCTCAACAGCCACCTCAGCCACCTCCCGAGCCTCCGACGCGAAGGAGGAACGCACGAATATCTGTGCGAGGAGGACCTCGTTTTAGCTCTCCACAGGGTTCAAGTTCTTATCCTCCTATTCCCGAGGACCCCCAAATGGGTGGACCCTCGAACGCGGTGCCCGAGAACGATCCTCCGCCAGCTTCTTATGCACCACCACAACCGCCTATGGGTTTCGACAACCCGATCCCGACTTACCCAGGTTCTTCTGGGTACAATCCTTTTGAAAACCCAACTGGTTACCCATCGGATTATGGAACTCATGATCCGTACCTTACAGCTGCAAAATACCATCATCTTTACCCTTCTTCTTACCCTCCAGTTTATCCAACTGGATACCCGTTGCAGGGTTATCAATACTCGCCTTACcagcaacctcctcctccccagcagcagcagcaaactcAGGAGATCCTGGAAAGGTTAGATAGGGTTGAGCATGAGGTAAACAAGACCAAGAAGCAACATAGTAGCTTTATGAAGGGCCTCGCAAACCTTATTAAAGGAAAGAAGAAGTAG